Proteins encoded in a region of the Deinococcus hopiensis KR-140 genome:
- a CDS encoding YbjN domain-containing protein yields the protein MTLSSASAGGAGGPAVTAPPTQVLAATPATVAKVFGTAGYRVTVSPASGNEDLSFTLVAGKYELGMWFSGCAGQGIDDACLRVTASIYDGPDAVKLTVEDVNRWNTHHYTHAYVLEDNTYVDSSFILRGGYTKAALLAWMQAYLDDLGDFEEEFFK from the coding sequence GTGACGCTCAGCTCCGCGTCGGCCGGCGGTGCCGGGGGTCCGGCGGTCACCGCCCCTCCCACTCAGGTCCTTGCAGCAACACCCGCCACCGTTGCCAAGGTGTTCGGTACTGCTGGGTACCGCGTGACCGTTTCCCCTGCCTCGGGGAACGAGGACTTGAGTTTTACCCTGGTGGCGGGGAAGTACGAACTGGGCATGTGGTTCAGCGGGTGCGCTGGTCAGGGCATCGATGACGCCTGCCTCCGGGTCACAGCCAGCATCTACGACGGTCCCGATGCCGTCAAACTCACCGTGGAAGACGTCAACCGGTGGAACACGCATCACTACACGCATGCGTACGTCCTCGAGGACAATACGTACGTTGACAGCAGTTTCATTCTGCGTGGCGGTTACACCAAAGCCGCTCTGCTGGCCTGGATGCAGGCTTACCTGGATGATCTCGGCGACTTCGAGGAGGAGTTCTTCAAGTAA
- a CDS encoding GAF domain-containing protein, with product MIVRESSANTGYAETVRSHIAERVYEQKYYGVSLSAVAEVAAMTYQVPIALLTLVGKTHQYFKAAVGTGPEPTPVELTFCRHTVQSDEVLVVPDAQADPRFRENPFVTGDPHIRFYAGAPLKVGGVRVGSLCILDVQPRTLTAREAENLAYSAYTASSILEYQQPASRGPFQLLNFEQWRTARLRSARQAALP from the coding sequence GTGATAGTTCGGGAATCGTCGGCGAACACAGGCTATGCTGAAACCGTTCGTTCTCACATCGCGGAGCGCGTTTACGAGCAGAAATACTACGGCGTCTCCCTCAGTGCCGTTGCTGAGGTCGCCGCTATGACGTACCAGGTTCCCATTGCGCTGCTCACCCTCGTTGGAAAAACGCACCAGTACTTCAAAGCGGCTGTAGGAACTGGTCCCGAACCAACGCCGGTTGAATTGACCTTCTGCCGCCACACCGTTCAGTCCGACGAGGTGCTGGTCGTTCCCGATGCCCAAGCGGATCCCCGCTTTCGGGAAAATCCATTTGTGACGGGCGACCCCCACATCCGTTTCTATGCCGGTGCACCACTCAAAGTTGGGGGGGTGCGGGTGGGGAGTCTGTGTATCCTCGACGTGCAGCCCCGCACCTTGACGGCCAGGGAGGCGGAGAACCTGGCGTATTCCGCGTACACGGCTTCCTCCATCCTGGAATACCAGCAGCCCGCTTCCAGGGGTCCGTTCCAGCTGCTGAACTTTGAGCAGTGGCGAACAGCCCGTTTACGCTCTGCCCGTCAGGCGGCTTTGCCCTGA
- the dkgB gene encoding 2,5-didehydrogluconate reductase DkgB: MTVPRFGLGTFRLKDDVVRNTVRTALGLGYRAIDTAQGYGNEAEIGEVLQESGLPRSEIFLTTKIKPENFSRDALLSSLQESLDKLRVDQVDLTLIHWPVPKGEVKPEEYLTALAEAQARGLTKQVGVSNFNIAGLVQAREILGETAIATNQVEIHPYLQNRKLVEFAQKEGVHLTSYMTLAVGKVMNDEVLQDIARRHDATPAQVALAWAMGQGFAVIPSSTKRENLESNLKSQNLVLTSDDLDRIAALEQGESARIASPESARPDWD, from the coding sequence ATGACCGTTCCACGTTTTGGCCTCGGAACCTTTCGCCTCAAGGATGATGTCGTTCGCAATACTGTCCGTACTGCCCTGGGTCTTGGCTACCGCGCAATTGACACCGCACAGGGATACGGGAATGAAGCAGAAATAGGAGAGGTGCTGCAGGAGTCAGGCTTGCCCAGGAGCGAGATATTCCTGACGACAAAAATTAAACCTGAAAATTTCAGTCGTGATGCACTTCTTTCCAGCCTACAGGAAAGCTTGGATAAGTTGAGGGTCGATCAAGTGGACTTGACGTTGATCCACTGGCCAGTCCCTAAGGGAGAAGTCAAGCCCGAAGAATACCTAACAGCTCTGGCTGAAGCGCAAGCACGAGGTCTTACCAAGCAAGTAGGCGTGTCAAACTTCAACATTGCTGGACTTGTACAAGCCCGCGAGATTTTGGGTGAGACAGCCATCGCTACAAACCAGGTGGAAATTCACCCCTACCTGCAAAACCGGAAACTCGTCGAATTCGCCCAGAAGGAAGGTGTTCACTTAACTTCGTACATGACATTGGCCGTGGGAAAAGTGATGAATGACGAAGTTCTTCAAGACATTGCCCGTAGGCACGACGCGACCCCCGCCCAAGTGGCCTTGGCATGGGCAATGGGGCAAGGCTTTGCGGTAATTCCATCCTCTACAAAACGGGAGAATCTGGAAAGCAATCTGAAGTCCCAAAATCTTGTCCTCACATCGGATGATTTGGACAGGATTGCTGCGCTTGAGCAGGGCGAAAGTGCTCGTATTGCTTCTCCCGAAAGTGCTCGGCCTGACTGGGACTGA